From Oryzias melastigma strain HK-1 linkage group LG17, ASM292280v2, whole genome shotgun sequence:
TCCTGACAAGCTGAGATGTTTCAATACAAACCTGCCTGCTGTGGTGTTTCCGTCTGGTGAAGAGCggtgttgtgaggggctgtaagctagcaggagagagtgtaaactgaTGTGGGAAGTAGGGGTAGGCTCCaatggctccgcccacaacttctaatgctgctctgcagaaactatgtctaagaAAAAGGTGAAGACCTCCTGCTGAGAGGAGATCCCTGCAGTTATTGATTACAATGAATTtcagctttaaaactgaaaagggGAAATccaagttctgttttttttttttttgcaaaaagatgaGCAAAATAGTAAAATCCCAAACTAATCTACTAGAAGAAGTTTTAACAGCAAGAAATTTGCTCACTAAAGCTGGAAGAAGTCTATGTAgacactttaaagacccactctgatgaaaatcgcgcttttaacatgttagtggtatttttctgatgttgtagaaaaaaattaggcttaaatttgcatttctgagtactttttattcaaatcgtgctGAATCAGTAAAGCTTATGTGTTGCATAGANNNNNNNNNNNNNNNNNNNNNNNNNNNNNNNNNNNNNNNNNNNNNNNNNNNNNNNNNNNNNNNNNNNNNNNNNNNNNNNNNNNNNNNNNNNNNNNNNNNNNNNNNNNNNNNNNNNNNNNNNNNCAGCAAGAAATTTGCTCACTAAAGCTGGAAGAAGTCTATGTAgacactttaaagacccactctgatgaaaatcgtgcttttaacatgttctagtggtatttttctgatgttggagaaaaaaattaggcttaaatttgcatttctgagtactttcTATTCAAATCGTGCTGAATCAGTAAAGCTTATGTGTTGCATAGAAAACATGCTGAGCAAGCCACAAGCCTCCTGCTCTGATGCtcccacctgcagacaaatagatccatgaacatctttgttttcctcatctggacTGACGTGGATCAAGACTgtttctcgccatttttgttgcaccgctaatgttaggtttgtgttgtgaggggctgtaagttagcaggagatTGTGTAAACTGATAatgggaagtaggggtgggctccaatggctccgcccacaactcagaggtgaatttctaatgctgctctgcagaaactgtccaagaaaaaggttttaaaactaCAATCATggtaaaatcattaaaaaaccaCTGATCAAATTGATCAATATTATAAAAGTGGGACTTttaagtttgatgtttttgctaGAAAAAATCAGGAAAGTACACAACTGCTTTAtatgaatcaaacattttctcacCCAAAAAATGCCATTCTAAAGGATTAAAGTTGCCCTTTTTTATTCAGTCTTTAAAGTTTTCTGCAAGTTAAGTTATTAATGCTTCATCTgagctttgatgtttttaatttgttttttttatcttcatggtttatttttatgagctttatttttgttttttgcaaatcaaatgttttaatttagcaGTTATTCATTTATCCTGTGAATTCAACATTTGTTtcattcacaaaataaatgaaaagcttttcattcattaaataggttttacagaaaagaacaaaaatatttcagtttgatCCGATTCAGACTTTTCACAGACAGACCACCACAAATAAACTAACTTGAGTTTTgctgcagaaagttattttacatttatgtagTATTGttcttttagtcatttttctgatcattccaacacaatcagcagttgtgtgtgtttttccttgaaaggcaattggcactaaaataggaaaaaaaatttagtaaaaaaaaaataaaaaaaaaacaacacatttttgtccagattccatgtcaTTTTTCAGATGTCGCTTAAAGAAACACTTCCAGCATCTGATTCAGCCCATCCATCAAGTTTTAGGACCCTTTGTGGCCTgtgagtcaaaaatgttttctcaccCCTGAGCTAGATGTGGACCAGTGAGAGGAACCAACTGTAAACCACTATCCCATTTATCACAGTAATCCCACAGGTGGTTGGTTAACAccgaaagatgaaaaaaaaaactaaataaactcCACTAGAAGCAAGTAACTACAGTTTTTTGATGGGACAAATTACTTTTAATTACTGCTcatggattaaaataaataaaaaaaaagttgtatttccCTNNNNNNNNNNNNNNNNNNNNNNNNNNNNACAAACCTTTATTCATCTATACAGTCACTACAACGAACAAGCATagaaatacatatttacattaaaagagcAGGGACTTAGTTTGGAGAAAACTGACTTTAAGGTCCTGACAACAAACAGCCTCATAACAGAACAGTGAAGCAGAACAAGCTGGTTCGGTCTCCAAGTCTCACTTTGCTACTTCCATCTCGTTAACATGTCCGTTCTGGTCTCCGCTGGCGGCGGCGTCGGGTTCCTGGTCTTGCTTCGCCTTCTTGACATCATTCTCCTTCACTGGACTTTCCTCTGGTTTCCTCTGAAAGAGTCATTTCAGAAGCTGAATATACTAGAAAAGCTCAACGtttgaggtttattttatttatatataaataaaaacagaaaatcagacCTTCTTCCTGACCAGGTGGGAGATGTTAGACACTGGAACTGCAGAAGTCTGACTGCCGTTGCTTAAGGTGCCATTAGCCTAATTGGGAGGGAGGGGAGGAAGTCTCGTCAcaagttctttcaaaataagagtttgcAAGGAAACAATAGATGGATAAAAACTTACAGATGAACTGGAAGCTCCTCCGTTTACAAGAGCGCCTCCATCCTGCTGATAAATCAGTTATTCAACATTtatgttaatattttacatatcaaaaaaattaattaaattctgGTGCATTCCCAGTTTTTATAGAagtcttttttgtaaaacaaaattattttgatcttttctgcatctcttattctgaaataatttattttctttgagagAAAAACTCCCCGTCTGACCTGCTCTCCCCCCACAGTCGCCTTCACCAGCTTCAGGCCCTCGGTGGcgtcctccaccttctcctggATCTCCGGCAGCAGAGCCTTCAGTTCCTCCATCTCCTTCCTCTCACCAGGCAGAGCTTCAGGACCCTCTGCGTTTTTCAGCAGCTCCTCAAGTTTCTCTGAATGACAAACCAGTACACTGAGTGCAcagaagacatttttcattttatggtcTACCTGCATGAAGCCTCTGGACCTTACCCAGGCGGCTCTTTATGACAGAGATGGAGCTGTTCAGTGCCTCAATAGCAGGGCTGTACTGAAGGTTCAGGCTGTAGGTCAAGCCGAGCTGGTAGTGGGTCTCTGCGAGCAGACGGCTGTCCGCCTCCAGGTGCTTCACCTGCAGCTTCAGACACTCCTGGAAGTCCTCCAGGGCTTGTGTGTAGTTTCCTTAAGGAGTCAGAGATAGAGAAGAATCATCCattacagcaattaaaaaaaacaagcaaattctCTTTTTAGTCAGAacagcatctactgaggttgcATAGCAACCAGAATAGTTTATACAAGTTTAGAGCTGATGAACACGAGTGCAGTTCATGACCTTAAGGGAactaaaagattattttctccaacagaaaaatgcaatttttttaaatacatagaGCTATTTGCAATAaggctactgtgaatgctgcaagctgaatctgaaaatgttagagctgaaatactgaaaatgctgaagctgataacttgctaaaatattagccaaataccaaattatcccaaaaaaacaccagtagttgccatattagccaaaaaaaaatctagcatgttgctaaaatattagctcgacattaaaatagccccaaaaaattaattaaatggcaaaatagctaaaagagctagcatgatgctattCTAacagcaaaatgtcaaaatagtttaCATAAACATTGAATGCCAAAccagcaaaaacagctaacatgttgataaaaatattagctaaaatccaaaatatcccaaaaaacaatgtgtagatgcaaaattagcaaGAACAGTTAGAAtgaagcagaaatattagctaaattgcaaaatagcccaaaaacccCAGTGGATGCTTCATAGAATTCAAACAATTATTCAATCGTTTATTTGCATGTTTGTAAACGTTTTGtaactgtagaaaaataaaatagtgtcGTTGAAAATGCTTTGTCCATGTGTGAAATGtcacacacaaaaccaaaatTACATGTACTATattaggcatgtttacattaaagacGGCGcgctaaagttttttttttcccatccgGTACCTGATTCTGCAGAAACTTCTCCCAGTTTCAGGTGCGCCTGAGCGGCCATTAGCTGGTCTTCTTTGGCGTCTTTTCTAATCAGAACAGATTTCAACGTTTTATTTCATaatgtaaacaattaaaaacaaataaaatctagGAAGTACCTTTTGTAAATGCTCTTAGCGACTTCCAGCATCTCCCAGGCCAGCTGCAGGTTCCCcacctcctcatcctcactgTCCTGCTcccaaacacacagacattaAAACAGGACGAGTCCAGAGCTGACCTGAGCGGCGTCCGGAAATACCTTCTCAGCAGCAGCACCGTCGGCCTGCTCCTCcatctcatcttcatcctctgaagAACACCAATGATTAGATGAGCAGCAGGGGAGACTAACAGCATTCAGATACCTGCAGTCAAAGCAGCATCACCTTCTCCTTCTTCCTCTGGCTTGGCTTCTTCTGATTCTTCATTAGGAGTCGACTCTTCCTCCTGCTCAGCAGCTGCTTCCTGGTCCGTCTCCTTCACCTCTTCCGATTTTTCCTTACCGGCATCCTCCTTTGCCTCCTCTCCCTCGTCCGCTTTAGGTTGTTGACCTGCAGGCTCCTCTCCCCCCTCATTCTGACCCTTGTCtgccttctcctcctcttcgttctttttttctgccatgGCGTCATACACCTGAACCCGGAGCTCATCTCTAGCCTCCTCTAacgaaacagaaaaaaacataagcaAACATAAATGCAGCATCATCCGCTCTACAAGCGTTTCCTTTACCGTCTATGCCTTCGGTGCTCTCAACGTTGGAGTCTTTGGGTTTGTCTTCATCCTCGTCTTCCTCTGGCACTCCTTCCAGAGCGTTTCCCAGGACGGAGTTCTCCATCCTGAAGTCACACCAGTCATTGGAACTCCTTTCTTTCCAAGTTTGTATGAATGGAGGATTCCAGTTCTTACCGAGCCAAATCCAGCAGAGCTTTCCCGCACCAGAGGAACGCTTCGCCACACTCATCTGCTGTGTCGCCATACTGTTTAGCTCTGAAGGAgcaaagaaattacatttttaaggtgGAATAACGTCATAGTAAAGTCATTTTATTAGtcaattttaaaagatttatcctagaaataaaactgctaatccacaaagaaaataaatttgacAACTTATACAGATTTTATTAagtatttcaaagtaaaaagctggaataaaaacagaaaaactactaaaaaatacCTCTgttcaacacttaaaaaatgtttactttttgattCAATTCATAGTTAGGCTTTTTTAGCATCTGTATAGATTcattacattacatttaattttgagagatttgagcatttttttttttaacccagtgTAGAAGATTCTTTAGAAAACCCTTTAATGTGAACTATAAAAATACTATTAGGACCATCTGCACTCACAAAAGtctccaatttaaaaaaaaaatactttagacaaccatttttgttttatagatttttaaaagccattaatattttagcaaactttTGGTGTTTAAAGTatcaagctccgcccacacaaTTGTTCATCTACAACCCTCTTTGACTAATGGGggttaattaaaatgattggAAACACATGTTGCTCGAGGTGATGCGTTCAGAGTCACTGGGTTAAAATAggttaaaatgctttaaaaatcgATTTTTAGGGCAAAACTGTACACTCACAGCATGCCGCAGGCTTCCTGCAGGGCGCTCACCGCCTCCACGGCCTTCCCCATCACCAGGAACTTCTTCCCGGCGCCGATCAGTTTATTGGCCTCCTCCATGTGGTCTGAATGGGAAGGGAAAAAATTACTTtcaaaacttttcccgccatGAATCNNNNNNNNNNNNNNNNNNNNNNNNNNNNNNNNNNNNNNNNNNNNNNNNNNNNNNNNNNNNNNNNNNNNNNNNNNNNNNNNNNNNNNNNNNNNNNNNNNNNNNNNNNNNNNNNNNNNNNNNNNNNNNNNNNNNNNNNNNNNNNNNNNNNNNNNNNNNNNNNNNNNNNNNNNNNNNNNNNNNNNNNNNNNNNNNNNNNNNNNNNNNNNNNNNNNNNNNNNNNNNNNNNNNNNNNNNNNNNNNNNNNNNNNNNNNNNNNNNNNNNNNNNNTCACCGCCTCCACAGCTTTCCCCATCACCAGGAACTTCTTCCCAGCGCCGATTAGTTTATTGGCCTCCTCCATGTGGTCTGAATGGGAAGGGAAAAAATTACTTtcaaaacttttcccgccatGAATCGGCTGAGAAAACACAGCTAGCACGTGTAAAAACATGTTCGTACCTTCGGAAATGCTCGCAGATAAGGTAAAAGAAAGACTCCGAACTGCTCCTCGCGCGCCGCTGAAAAGGAATGCTGCTGTTTCAATTTGGCGCGAAATAATCCTACGCTTCCCCGTTGACTTCCGGTCTTGTGGAGAGGCGCGGGAGTTTTCTTAAAGGTGCAACACAAAGTAAATCATACAATCTAATGCAATCTCATTAATTATCTCATTTTTTAATCGATTAATTCACCCTTTAGACAAATATTGGAGATTTGACTACATAAAGTGAAAACTGTCACTTTGACAATGATTTCACATCAATCTTTTAATAGCGCAGCCAGCGGCGCCCCCTACTGGTAGACAGGAGGACAACACACTTTCTGAAATTTCAacttgaccaaaaaaaagttgtctcGACTTTTCTGACTTTATCCATTCAATGTCCACTTCATGAGAAAATAGTCATTCAATCATTTGATATGAACCTTTATTATAGAAATTTCACAAAATCTACAATAATGTTAATATGAATATCAAGAACATGGGCAGGATTTAGCCCCTAGAAATAACTGGAATTAATGTGAAACATATTTATAATCTGGGGTtatttcattcacattttattcataaagtAATTATCATACCTTTAGAGTTTTGTCTCTCAAATATTGTATTTccactttcttttcatttctttattaataataaaacaaaataaaataaaataaaataaaataaattaaaataaaataaaataaaataaaataaaataaaataaaataaagtaaaataaaataaaataatataaaataggCAGTGGGATGAACTAATTGAAACACAGAGTACACTACAGTCTTCTTCACCAGCATTTGAATACATGTGGTATGAGTTGTGAAAATGCAGCTTTTACTATGAGTTTATCAGTAATGTTCTATTTTCAACAGGATTCCTTATGGTAAAAATCTCAAAGCTTCTATAAAAGCTTTGAGGTATGGGTAAAACCTGCTACTTtatgtttatgcatttttgcaTATATCACTGGGATTTATGCCAAATGTGAGGAAATACATAcagtacaaaaaataataataataataaaattctcCACCTTAACTCAGCTAACTTGCTGAGAACAGAGCTTGACCTAACACCCGTGCATATTTTGACTCTAGATTGCTTATTAACTTGTGCTTGCTCGTGTGTTCTGCAGGCTACAATCATGTCCTTGTTTCCTCTGAGTCTCTGGTCCTGCTGATTCCTTTGTGTCACCGCCTTGAAAAGACTAGACTCAACCTGGCACCCAATCAACCTCCTGCTGTTCATCTCCCCTGTTCCCCTGCTATTTCCTCATTAAACATTTTGCTTTATCAGATATAAATACCTGGAAAAACCTACTCTGCACTGGATGTAAGGATCTACATTTAAGATCGGGgtaaaaagtgtgtttaaaaaagttatctgatgcagagaaattggtgattttttttttttttaaattaaaaacacaatagacAGTGGagtggttttgttttctttaaatcatcAGGTTTGGAGACCTAGTAAACAGTTATATTTTCAAATCACTCTGCATtcacattagctttaaaatacattattttttttattttttttttaaaacaaaatcaactaatattctaataaaaatgtaccAGTTTTGTGTTTACTTATGGATAGATTGTAAATCTCAAATCAAACcaacttcattgttttcaaattatgttttgaaGACATGAAACCATACACAAAAAAGGGGTGATTTGTAGAAATAACACAATGGAAACTTGTTGCTCCTAATTTTGGAccagaattcatattttttggctGTTTCAACACAATTTCTGATAAGCTGATAAAAGGTTTACACCAAAATGACAGTGATTTCAATCATTTGGTAGTAGCAGTTCACCTGCTTGTAGATATGCtagtttaaaatatacattttcagcATTTCAGTCCACCTTCACATCtgtggaaaattgtgttttgaaacCACACAGCTAAATGAAACCAGAATGATGGCCTCACAAGAGTCCCTCAAACGTATACGATCGATGTAGAGAAGCACACGCTCGCATTATGCAGATATTATGAGAAAGGGGATGAATGAATGCAGGACAGCGTTTGATCACGGGCTCAGAGTGGTGCTTCTAAAGGAGGGGTTTTGTGTGTTGCCCTCTCATCTGGTGCTTGAAGTGGCGCTATGGCAACAGCCTGCAAAGATGCAGATTGATTACAGCTGAAGGTGGAGGGCTTCAGCCATGACAGATCAAATAAACAGAACAatttatttacactttatttacactattgcttttttcttctctttcgaGGTGTGGTAAATATCAATCATGGGATCTGTAAACAGTTTTTGAGATCTGCCTTAAGGCAAAACAGATGAACGTGAGCATTTGCACAAGTATCATTATTCTAGGTGTtacaaaatcactaaaagtaAGGTGTCTAAATAAAGATGCAGACACAAGGTTGTCATTTGACAATGATTTGCAACCATTTTGGTTTTTACTGGagctatttccttttttttttaaaaaaagagaagacatttgttttttcttttatt
This genomic window contains:
- the LOC112147257 gene encoding histone-binding protein N1/N2 isoform X1, which encodes MEEANKLIGAGKKFLVMGKAVEAVSALQEACGMLAKQYGDTADECGEAFLWCGKALLDLARMENSVLGNALEGVPEEDEDEDKPKDSNVESTEGIDEEARDELRVQVYDAMAEKKNEEEEKADKGQNEGGEEPAGQQPKADEGEEAKEDAGKEKSEEVKETDQEAAAEQEEESTPNEESEEAKPEEEGEEDEDEMEEQADGAAAEKDSEDEEVGNLQLAWEMLEVAKSIYKRKDAKEDQLMAAQAHLKLGEVSAESGNYTQALEDFQECLKLQVKHLEADSRLLAETHYQLGLTYSLNLQYSPAIEALNSSISVIKSRLEKLEELLKNAEGPEALPGERKEMEELKALLPEIQEKVEDATEGLKLVKATVGGEQQDGGALVNGGASSSSANGTLSNGSQTSAVPVSNISHLVRKKRKPEESPVKENDVKKAKQDQEPDAAASGDQNGHVNEMEVAK
- the LOC112147257 gene encoding histone-binding protein N1/N2 isoform X3 — encoded protein: MEEANKLIGAGKKFLVMGKAVEAVSALQEACGMLAKQYGDTADECGEAFLWCGKALLDLARMENSVLGNALEGVPEEDEDEDKPKDSNVESTEGIDEEARDELRVQVYDAMAEKKNEEEEKADKGQNEGGEEPAGQQPKADEGEEAKEDAGKEKSEEVKETDQEAAAEQEEESTPNEESEEAKPEEEGEEDEDEMEEQADGAAAEKDSEDEEVGNLQLAWEMLEVAKSIYKRKDAKEDQLMAAQAHLKLGEVSAESGNYTQALEDFQECLKLQVKHLEADSRLLAETHYQLGLTYSLNLQYSPAIEALNSSISVIKSRLEKLEELLKNAEGPEALPGERKEMEELKALLPEIQEKVEDATEGLKLVKATVGGEQQDGGALVNGGASSSSANGTLSNGSQTSAVPVSNISHLVRKKRKPEESPVKENDVKKAKQDQEPDAAASGDQNGHVNEMEVAK
- the LOC112147257 gene encoding histone-binding protein N1/N2 isoform X2, which encodes MEEANKLIGAGKKFLVMGKAVEAVSALQEACGMLAKQYGDTADECGEAFLWCGKALLDLARMENSVLGNALEGVPEEDEDEDKPKDSNVESTEGIDEEARDELRVQVYDAMAEKKNEEEEKADKGQNEGGEEPAGQQPKADEGEEAKEDAGKEKSEEVKETDQEAAAEQEEESTPNEESEEAKPEEEGEEDEDEMEEQADGAAAEKDSEDEEVGNLQLAWEMLEVAKSIYKRKDAKEDQLMAAQAHLKLGEVSAESGNYTQALEDFQECLKLQVKHLEADSRLLAETHYQLGLTYSLNLQYSPAIEALNSSISVIKSRLEKLEELLKNAEGPEALPGERKEMEELKALLPEIQEKVEDATEGLKLVKATVGGEQDGGALVNGGASSSSANGTLSNGSQTSAVPVSNISHLVRKKRKPEESPVKENDVKKAKQDQEPDAAASGDQNGHVNEMEVAK